The Zobellia alginiliquefaciens genome contains a region encoding:
- a CDS encoding DUF2911 domain-containing protein — MRKIFLLASIVFATATMQAQIQTPAPSPASKLQQTVGLTEVTVDYSRPSMRGRTIFGDLVPHGKLWRTGANAYTKITFSDDVQIAGQDVKAGTYSIFTKPEATSWEVFFYTDVDGGGTPKEWDESKVAAKTTAEVYTLPVDIEAFTITIDDMTTGSANLGMMWERTYVAVPFEVPTDEKVMADIEKTMAGSPKADDYYAAAVYYSSEDKDIKKASEWMDKAMSETEEPAFWQLRQQSLIQAKAGDKKAAIKTAKKSLEKAKEAGNDDYIKMNTESIAEWKAK, encoded by the coding sequence ATGAGAAAAATATTTCTTTTAGCTAGTATAGTATTTGCCACTGCTACAATGCAGGCTCAAATTCAAACACCAGCGCCCAGCCCGGCTTCTAAGCTACAGCAGACCGTAGGTTTAACCGAGGTAACAGTAGACTATTCAAGACCTTCTATGCGCGGTAGAACCATTTTTGGAGATCTTGTTCCCCACGGCAAGTTGTGGAGAACAGGAGCTAATGCTTATACTAAAATCACTTTTAGTGACGATGTTCAAATTGCAGGGCAAGACGTAAAAGCAGGTACATACTCAATCTTCACAAAACCGGAAGCCACTTCTTGGGAGGTTTTCTTTTATACTGATGTTGATGGTGGTGGAACGCCAAAGGAATGGGATGAAAGTAAAGTAGCGGCTAAGACAACTGCAGAAGTTTATACATTACCGGTAGATATCGAAGCTTTCACAATTACTATTGATGATATGACCACTGGGTCAGCTAACTTGGGTATGATGTGGGAGCGTACCTATGTGGCCGTACCTTTTGAAGTTCCTACGGATGAGAAGGTAATGGCCGATATAGAAAAAACAATGGCTGGCTCTCCAAAAGCAGATGATTACTACGCAGCCGCTGTATACTATTCATCGGAAGATAAGGACATTAAAAAAGCATCTGAATGGATGGACAAAGCTATGTCTGAAACTGAGGAACCCGCTTTTTGGCAGTTGCGTCAACAATCACTTATCCAGGCAAAAGCAGGAGACAAAAAAGCGGCTATTAAAACGGCAAAAAAGTCTTTAGAAAAAGCTAAGGAAGCTGGTAATGATGATTACATTAAAATGAACACAGAGTCTATTGCGGAGTGGAAAGCTAAGTAA